In the Brassica napus cultivar Da-Ae chromosome A7, Da-Ae, whole genome shotgun sequence genome, one interval contains:
- the LOC106426329 gene encoding uncharacterized protein LOC106426329, with amino-acid sequence MNPEKQEMPALISNLPKIWKLEERVVGTDLGFGKFQFDFETVEDMEGVLKNQPFHFDYWMLALARWQPKKSLLYPSEIPFWVRIIGVPVEFKTEATFESIGDAIGRTVTVDLDHSRVQVVVDAFKELCFETTIDFNGGEFYDGEEAPVSLRYEKLFGYCQVCGSLCHKDDVCPLDVKNTKKSPEKKREGREGNGVWHDGAKYDDRARSYKGVVINGNANQQQKEREGREYYGKGKGKMGEETDSKWMKVPERGNKRANNNRGTYRGDGEASRYRPARREDSRSGVQSGHLRHSSEQTKQPFQQEVREEVREEGEIRSVAEARIMPPSQAFQVELANTQAEGTTVISDPTDVDRGLAEVHGMQEDQVDLEDEDVMDMDEIKAHLLENGIDMDAEDFLEETAEEETEEVIKEQAEDNNAHVTDGGTVEEEQGPVAGNAEKKPGLRKRLFKASTGTAGSSKLRAFNALASPRKRAAAKPGVRPGDTIKQAESKGASNLKLGTQKI; translated from the coding sequence ATGAATCCGGAGAAGCAGGAGATGCCGGCTCTAATTTCGAATCTCCCGAAGATATGGAAACTGGAAGAGAGGGTTGTTGGTacggatttggggtttgggaaGTTCCAGTTTGATTTCGAAACGGTGGAAGATATGGAAGGGGTTCTCAAGAATCAACCTTTTCATTTTGATTACTGGATGTTGGCTTTGGCGCGGTGGCAACCAAAAAAGTCCCTGCTCTATCCATCGGAAATACCTTTTTGGGTTCGAATCATTGGAGTCCCGGTGGAGTTCAAAACGGAAGCCACTTTTGAGAGCATTGGAGACGCCATAGGAAGAACGGTGACCGTAGATTTGGATCACTCTCGAGTGCAAGTGGTGGTTGATGCGTTTAAAGAATTGTGCTTTGAAACCACGATAGATTTCAATGGTGGGGAGTTCTATGATGGTGAGGAAGCTCCGGTATCACTGCGGTATGAGAAGCTGTTTGGATATTGTCAAGTGTGCGGGAGTCTTTGCCACAAGGACGACGTCTGTCCCCTAGATGTGAAGAACACTAAGAAGAGTCCAGAAAAGAAACGTGAGGGAAGAGAAGGTAATGGGGTTTGGCATGATGGAGCGAAGTACGATGATCGTGCAAGGAGTTATAAAGGTGTAGTCATTAATGGAAATGCGAATCAACAGCAAAAAGAAAGAGAGGGCCGTGAGTATTATGGCAAAGGTAAAGGCAAAATGGGGGAAGAAACCGATTCAAAATGGATGAAGGTGCCAGAGAGAGGAAATAAGAGAGCCAACAACAACCGTGGAACTTATAGAGGAGATGGGGAGGCTTCTCGATACAGACCTGCCAGGCGAGAGGACTCAAGGTCTGGTGTTCAGAGTGGGCATCTTCGACACTCTTCAGAACAGACTAAGCAACCGTTTCAACAAGAGGTTCGTGAGGAAGTTCGAGAGGAGGGTGAGATTAGGTCCGTTGCGGAGGCTCGCATAATGCCACCCTCTCAGGCGTTTCAAGTGGAACTGGCCAATACTCAGGCTGAGGGAACAACAGTCATCTCGGATCCTACTGACGTGGACCGTGGATTGGCAGAGGTACATGGTATGCAGGAGGATCAAGTTGACTTAGAAGATGAGGATGTGATGGACATGGATGAGATTAAGGCTCATCTACTTGAGAATGGGATTGATATGGATGCAGAGGATTTTTTAGAAGAGACAGCAGAGGAAGAAACTGAGGAAGTGATCAAGGAACAGGCAGAAGATAACAATGCTCATGTTACAGATGGGGGGACTGTGGAAGAGGAGCAAGGCCCGGTTGCTGGAAATGCGGAGAAGAAACCAGGACTACGTAAGAGGCTGTTCAAGGCATCGACCGGTACTGCGGGTAGTAGTAAATTGAGAGCATTTAATGCGCTTGCGTCCCCACGCAAGCGAGCTGCAGCGAAGCCAGGAGTGCGTCCGGGAGATACCATCAAGCAAGCGGAGAGTAAGGGTGCTTCAAACCTGAAACTTGGGACACAGAAGATTTGA
- the LOC106353804 gene encoding auxin efflux carrier component 3-like translates to MISWHDLYTVLTAVIPLYVAMILAYGSVRWWKIFSPDQCSGINRFVAIFAVPLLSFHFISTNNPYAMNLRFIAADTLQKILMLALLVLWANFTRSGSLEWSITIFSLSTLPNTLVMGIPLLIAMYGEYAGSLMVQVVVLQCIIWYTLLLFLFEFRGAKMLIMEQFPETAASIVSFKVESDVVSLDGHDFLETDAEIGNDGKLHVTVRKSNASRRSFCGPNMTPRPSNLTGAEIYSLSTTPRGSNFNQSDFYSMMGFPGGRLSNFGPADMYSMQSSRGPTPRPSNFEENCAMASSPKFGYHPGGGGGSYPAPNPEFSSTSTANKVVNKTPKETNTNQHTNLHTDGKSNNHDASSKELHMFVWSSNGSPVSDRAGLNAPDSGSNNEQGGRSDQGAKEIRMLVPDQSQNSENKALARPASGDFGGEPLSIAGREEGERAKDAENGLNKPIPNALLQSKTGLGAVPGGEASQGKHMPPASVMTRLILIMVWRKLIRNPNTYSSLIGLIWALVAFRWHVAMPKIIQQSISILSDAGLGMAMFSLGLFMALQPKLIACGNSVATFAMAVRFLTGPAVMAVASIAIGLRGDLLRVAIVQAALPQGIVPFVFAKEYNVHPAILSTGVIFGMLIALPITLVYYILLGL, encoded by the exons ATGATCTCCTGGCACGACCTCTACACGGTCCTCACGGCCGTGATACCTCTCTACGTCGCTATGATCCTCGCCTACGGCTCTGTAAGGTGGTGGAAAATCTTCTCTCCCGATCAATGCTCCGGAATCAACCGCTTCGTGGCCATATTCGCCGTCCCTCTCCTCTCCTTCCACTTCATCTCCACCAACAATCCATACGCCATGAACCTCCGTTTCATCGCAGCCGATACTCTCCAGAAAATCCTCATGCTCGCCCTCTTAGTCCTCTGGGCTAACTTCACCCGCTCCGGTAGCCTCGAGTGGAGCATCACAATCTTCTCCCTCTCCACACTTCCCAACACACTCGTCATGGGGATCCCTCTCTTGATCGCCATGTACGGCGAATACGCTGGTTCGCTCATGGTCCAAGTCGTCGTCCTCCAGTGTATCATCTGGTACACgcttctcctcttcctcttcgaGTTTCGCGGCGCCAAGATGCTCATCATGGAGCAGTTCCCTGAGACGGCTGCTTCTATCGTTTCGTTCAAGGTTGAATCCGACGTGGTTTCCCTCGACGGCCATGACTTTCTTGAGACGGACGCGGAGATCGGTAACGACGGGAAGCTTCACGTCACCGTGAGGAAATCAAACGCTTCCCGTCGTTCGTTCTGCGGGCCGAACATGACTCCGCGGCCGTCTAATCTCACTGGAGCTGAGATTTACAGCTTAAGCACCACTCCTAGAGGCTCAAACTTCAACCAGTCAGACTTCTATTCGATGATGGGCTTCCCTGGCGGCCGTCTCTCCAACTTCGGTCCGGCGGACATGTACTCCATGCAGTCTTCAAGGGGCCCCACTCCAAGACCTTCAAATTTCGAGGAGAACTGCGCCATGGCATCCTCCCCGAAATTTGGGTATCACCCAGGAGGAGGAGGCGGGTCTTACCCGGCTCCAAATCCTGAGTTCTCTTCAACATCTACAGCCAACAAAGTCGTCAATAAAACTCCTAAAGAGACCAACACAAATCAGCACACGAATCTTCACACGGACGGTAAGTCAAACAATCATGACGCTAGCTCCAAGGAACTACACATGTTCGTGTGGAGCTCCAACGGGTCACCAGTTTCAGACCGAGCGGGTCTTAACGCCCCTGATTCGGGATCAAACAATGAACAGGGTGGAAGATCTGACCAAGGTGCCAAAGAGATCCGGATGTTAGTCCCCGACCAATCTCAGAACAGCGAAAACAAAG CTCTGGCTCGTCCGGCGAGTGGTGACTTCGGAGGTGAACCACTTAGTATCGCCggaagagaagaaggagagCGAGCAAAAGACGCTGAGAATGGACTGAACAAACCTATACCTAATGCGCTGCTACAGTCGAAGACAGGACTCGGAGCCGTCCCTGGAGGTGAAGCAAGTCAAGGGAAACATATGCCGCCTGCGAGCGTGATGACGAGGCTGATACTGATCATGGTGTGGAGGAAGCTAATCAGAAACCCAAACACTTACTCTAGCCTCATTGGCCTCATCTGGGCTCTGGTTGCTTTCCG GTGGCATGTGGCAATGCCCAAAATTATACAGCAATCTATCTCCATTCTATCTGATGCTGGTCTTGGAATGGCAATGTTCAGTTTGG GGTTGTTCATGGCGTTGCAACCCAAATTAATCGCTTGTGGGAACTCAGTGGCAACATTTGCGATGGCGGTTAGGTTCCTCACAGGTCCGGCCGTGATGGCAGTTGCCTCTATAGCTATTGGATTGCGTGGTGATTTACTGCGTGTCGCCATTGTTCAG GCCGCATTGCCTCAAGGGATTGTACCGTTTGTGTTTGCAAAAGAGTACAATGTTCATCCTGCTATTTTAAGTACAGG GGTAATATTCGGAATGCTTATAGCGCTTCCTATCACGCTGGTTTACTATATTCTGCTCGGGTTATAA
- the LOC106357067 gene encoding MLP-like protein 31 — MAEAATTKASTLVGKLETDVEIKASAGKFHHMFAGRPHHVSKASPGKIKACDLHEGDWGKVGSIVYWNYVHDGEAKVAKERIEAVEPEKNLITFRVIEGDLMKEYKSFLITIQVTPKHGGPGSIVHWHLEYEKISDEVAHPETLLQFCVEVSKEIDEHLLSEE, encoded by the exons ATGGCTGAGGCGGCAACAACCAAGGCGTCTACTTTGGTCGGGAAGCTTGAGACAGACGTGGAGATCAAAGCTTCCGCTGGAAAGTTTCATCACATGTTCGCCGGGAGACCACACCATGTCTCCAAGGCATCTCCAGGCAAAATTAAAGCTTGTGATCTTCATGAAGGTGACTGGGGAAAAGTCGGTTCTATCGTCTACTGGAACTACGTTCATG ATGGAGAGGCAAAGGTGGCAAAGGAGAGGATCGAGGCAGTGGAGCCGGAAAAGAACTTGATCACGTTCAGGGTTATAGAAGGTGATCTGATGAAAGAGTACAAAAGCTTCTTGATCACGATCCAGGTGACCCCTAAGCATGGGGGGCCAGGGAGTATTGTGCACTGGCACCTTGAGTATGAGAAGATTAGCGACGAGGTTGCTCATCCCGAGACTCTCCTCCAGTTCTGTGTTGAAGTCTCTAAAGAGATCGACGAACATCTCTTGTCTGAGGAATAG
- the LOC111199386 gene encoding putative defensin-like protein 121 — protein MTKASIVAFFMIIFLLGISMQETQGQQMCHDLAIKSNCNDGACTNLCKLKWNGSGSCFQNQQVFSCLCNFICKF, from the exons ATGACTAAAGCCTCTATTGTTGCTTTCTTCATGATCATCTTCCTTCTAG GAATATCAATGCAGGAAACTCAAGGACAGCAAATGTGTCACGATCTTGCAATAAAATCGAACTGTAATGATGGCGCATGTACCAATCTGTGTAAGCTGAAATGGAATGGAAGCGGCTCGTGCTTTCAAAACCAACAAGTTTTCAGTTGTTTATGCAATTTTATttgcaaattttaa
- the LOC125576263 gene encoding putative defensin-like protein 119: MTKVSIFAFFMIIFVLGMVIQETQGQMCHALGMKSNCNDGACANLCKLKWKGSGSCFSNQHVYSCICNFPCKI; the protein is encoded by the exons ATGACTAAAGTCTCTATTTTTGCTTTCTTCATGATCATCTTCGTTTTAG gaaTGGTGATTCAAGAAACTCAAGGACAAATGTGTCATGCTCTTGGAATGAAATCAAACTGTAATGATGGCGCATGTGCCAATCTGTGTAAGCTGAAATGGAAGGGAAGCGGCTCGTGCTTCTCAAACCAACATGTTTACAGTTGTATATGCAATTTTCcttgcaaaatttaa